The Kocuria flava nucleotide sequence GGCGGTCCCGGAGAGGTAGGCGTGCAGCTGCCCGGCCGGGGTGTGCAGGGACTGCCCCGGTTCCAGCACCACGTGGTGCATGCACACGGCCACGAGCAGCCCGCGGTCGCCCGGGTGGCGGTCGTGGACGTGGCGGACCAGCCGGGCGACCGGGTCCTGCGGGTCCGCGGCGCGGGCCGCGGCGAGGGTCGCCGCGACGGCGGTGCGGGCGGCGTCGTCGTCCATGCCGAGGACGGCCGGCAGCAGGGGCCGGTCCGCGTCGAGCAGCCGGCACAGCCAGTCCAGGTCCAGGCGTCGGGCCGTGGCGCGCAGCCGGTCCGCGGGCTGCAGGCCCGTGAGCACCTCGGTGCGGGAGACCGCGACGACGGTCTCGGGCTTGGCGGAGCGGTCCGTGTAGTTGCGCTCGGGCGCCTCGAGGGGGATCCCGGCGCGCTCCTCGCGCTCGAAGCCGGCCCGGGCCTGCTCGGGGGTCGGGTGGACCTGCAGGGACAGCGGGGCGTCGATCGCCAGGATCTTCAGCAGGAACGGCAGCCGGTCCCCCGCCCCCTCCGGCAGGAAGCGCCCGGGGTCCGCCCCGACCAGGGCGTCCAGCGGCTCCTCCCGCCCGTCGACGAGCACCGCGGAGGGTGCCGCGGGGTGGGCCCCGACCCACAGCTCGGCCTCCGGCTCGGGGCTCGGGACGGGCCCGCCGCGCAGCCGCGCCAGGATCTCGCGGGAGCCCCACGCGTAGTGCTGGACCGGATTGCGCATGCCGAAGATCTCACCCATGCCGCTCATCCAACCACAGGGATCCGCGTGCCCCGGGGAGCCCGTGGCATAGGATCACCCCTTGTGACTATCGATCTCTCAGCTTCGTTCAAGGCCTACGACGTCCGCGGCATCGTGGGCGAGTCCATCACCGAGGACACCGTGCGCGCCACCGGCGCCGCGTTCGTGGACGTCCTGGACCTGGCCGGTCGCACCGTGCTGGTCGGCGGGGACATGCGCCCCTCCTCCCCCGCGTTCGTGGACGCCTTCGCGGAGGGCGCGACCCGCCGCGGGGCCGACGTCGTGAAGATCGGGCTGATCTCCACCGACGAGCTCTACTTCGCCTGCGGCACCCTCGACGCGGCCGGGGTGACCTTCACCGCGAGCCACAACCCGGCCCAGTACAACGGGATGAAGATGTCCCAGGCCGGGGCCGTGCCGGTCTCCTCGGAGACCGGGCTCTACGAGATCCGCGACCTCGCCCAGCGCTACCTCGACGACGGCGCCGTCCCGGCCGCCGCCGCTGCCGGCACGGTGAGCGAGCGCGACGTGCTGGCCGACTACGCCGCCTACCTGCGCGGGCTCGTGGACCTCTCCGGGACCCGGCCGATGAAGGTCGTGGTCGACGCCGGCAACGGCATGGCCGGGCTGACCACCCCCGCGGTGCTCGGCGGGGCCGTGCTGGAGCCGCTGCCCCTGGAGATCGTGCCCCTGTACTTCGAGCTCGACGGCACCTTCCCGAACCACCCGGCGAACCCGCTCGAGCCGGAGAACCTGCGCGACCTGCAGGCGGCGGTGCGCGAGCACGGCGCCGACCTCGGGATCGCCTTCGACGGCGACGCCGACCGCTGCTTCGTAGTCGACGAGCAGGGCGGGACGGTCTCCCCCTCGGCCGTCACGGCGCTCGTGGCCGAGCGCGAGATCGACCGGGCCCGGGCCGAGGGCGTCGAGTCCCCGGTGATCATCCACAACCTCATCACCTCCCGGGCCGTCCCGGAGCTGGTCACGGCCCGCGGCGGCCGGCCGGTGCGCACCCGGGTGGGGCACTCCTTCATCAAGGCGGTGATGGCCGAGGAGGGGGCCGTGTTCGGCGGGGAGCACTCCGCGCACTACTACTTCAAGGACTTCTTCAACGCGGACACCGGCATGCTCGCGGCGATGCACCTGCTGGCCGCCCTGGGCGAGCAGGACCGCCCGCTGAGCGAGCTGATGCACCAGTACGACCCCTACGCCGCCTCGGGCGAGATCAACTCCGAGGTCGCGGACAAGGACGCCGCCGTGCGCCGGGTCGCCGAGGCCTTCGCGGACCCCGGGGTCGCGGTCGAGGACCTGGACGGGACCACGTTCACCAGCGCCGGGGAGGGCTGGTGGTTCAACCTGCGCCCGTCCAACACCGAGCCGTTCCTGCGCCTGAACGTCGAGGCCGAGGACGCCGCGACCATGGAGCGGGTGCGCGACCGGGTGCTGGGGATCGTGCGCGCCTGAGCGCCGAGCGCGCGGAGCCCCGCCGGACGGTGTCCGGCGGGGCTCCGTGCTGCCGGGGCTCCCGGCCCCCGGTGTCAGGCCGCGACGGCCTCGCGCGCCTCGTCGTGGAGCATCCACTGGTCGGGGCCCAGGATCTC carries:
- the manA gene encoding mannose-6-phosphate isomerase, class I, coding for MGEIFGMRNPVQHYAWGSREILARLRGGPVPSPEPEAELWVGAHPAAPSAVLVDGREEPLDALVGADPGRFLPEGAGDRLPFLLKILAIDAPLSLQVHPTPEQARAGFEREERAGIPLEAPERNYTDRSAKPETVVAVSRTEVLTGLQPADRLRATARRLDLDWLCRLLDADRPLLPAVLGMDDDAARTAVAATLAAARAADPQDPVARLVRHVHDRHPGDRGLLVAVCMHHVVLEPGQSLHTPAGQLHAYLSGTAVEVMASSDNVLRAGLTGKHVDVAELLAVLAPEQAAPEVVDPPTGPDGARHYPLWDDRLELTAHELVPGRPARAQLRGTAVVLTAAGTAELRAGGRQWPLGGGQSLLHTGGPTPVELSGEGTVFTAGCR
- a CDS encoding phosphomannomutase/phosphoglucomutase; this translates as MTIDLSASFKAYDVRGIVGESITEDTVRATGAAFVDVLDLAGRTVLVGGDMRPSSPAFVDAFAEGATRRGADVVKIGLISTDELYFACGTLDAAGVTFTASHNPAQYNGMKMSQAGAVPVSSETGLYEIRDLAQRYLDDGAVPAAAAAGTVSERDVLADYAAYLRGLVDLSGTRPMKVVVDAGNGMAGLTTPAVLGGAVLEPLPLEIVPLYFELDGTFPNHPANPLEPENLRDLQAAVREHGADLGIAFDGDADRCFVVDEQGGTVSPSAVTALVAEREIDRARAEGVESPVIIHNLITSRAVPELVTARGGRPVRTRVGHSFIKAVMAEEGAVFGGEHSAHYYFKDFFNADTGMLAAMHLLAALGEQDRPLSELMHQYDPYAASGEINSEVADKDAAVRRVAEAFADPGVAVEDLDGTTFTSAGEGWWFNLRPSNTEPFLRLNVEAEDAATMERVRDRVLGIVRA